In one window of Gemmatimonadota bacterium DNA:
- a CDS encoding prepilin-type cleavage/methylation domain-containing protein, which translates to MTIIELLAALAIASSLASVAIPKYHAVTEAARVAQAIGDLQAIQTTLDSRDSLPDNLAGVGQNIMDPWGNVYVYVKFPSGAPRVDRFGVQINTTYDLYSVGRDGVSAVSLNAGTSLDDVVRANDGGFLGSGSKY; encoded by the coding sequence ATGACGATCATCGAGCTGCTGGCCGCGCTCGCGATCGCCAGCTCCCTGGCCAGCGTCGCCATCCCCAAGTACCACGCGGTCACCGAGGCCGCGCGGGTGGCGCAGGCGATCGGTGACCTGCAGGCGATCCAGACCACGCTCGATTCGCGCGATTCCCTCCCGGACAACCTGGCGGGCGTGGGGCAGAACATCATGGATCCGTGGGGCAACGTCTACGTCTACGTCAAGTTCCCGAGCGGCGCGCCCCGCGTCGACCGCTTCGGGGTGCAGATCAACACCACTTACGACCTCTACAGCGTGGGCCGCGACGGCGTCAGCGCGGTCTCGCTCAACGCCGGCACGAGCCTCGATGACGTGGTGCGCGCCAATGATGGTGGCTTCCTGGGTTCCGGATCCAAGTACTGA
- a CDS encoding acyl-CoA carboxylase subunit beta — protein MPTPRELLDQLHHRQAQAEQGGGPERLAQQHKKGKLSARERLDLLLDPGSFVELDRFVTHRCTDFGLAAQQVPGDGVVTGYGRVDGRLVYVFSQDFTVFGGSLSETFAEKICKVMDLALRNGAPVVGLNDSGGARIQEGVASLGGYADIFLRNTLASGVVPQLSVILGPCAGGAVYSPAITDFIFMVRGVSYMFVTGPNVVKTVTHEDVSFDQLGGADVHGGTSGVAHFVHDSEPACLAAVRALLAYLPSNNLEEPPGRGLAGNDPEDRREERLLDLIPDTPAKPYDMHEVLRLVADRDSLLEVQPDYAGNIITSFARLGGRPVGIVANQPAVLAGVLDIAASLKAARFIRFCDCFNLPVVTFVDVPGFLPGVAQEHGGIIKHGAKLLYAYCEATVPKLTVITRKAYGGAYDVMSSKHIRGDLNLAWPSAEIAVMGPKGAVEILFKKEIEQAADREGETARRIREYTETFANPYLAASRGFLDDVIDPRDTRPRLIDALRTLATKRDRNPARKHGNLPL, from the coding sequence ATGCCCACCCCGCGCGAACTCCTCGACCAGCTACACCACCGTCAGGCCCAGGCCGAACAGGGCGGGGGGCCGGAGCGGCTCGCCCAGCAGCACAAGAAGGGCAAGCTCTCGGCTCGTGAGCGACTCGACCTGCTGCTCGATCCCGGCAGCTTCGTGGAACTCGATCGCTTCGTCACCCACCGCTGCACCGACTTCGGGCTGGCGGCGCAGCAGGTCCCGGGCGATGGCGTGGTGACGGGCTACGGCCGGGTGGACGGCCGGCTGGTGTACGTGTTTTCCCAGGACTTCACGGTCTTCGGCGGATCCCTCTCCGAGACCTTCGCCGAGAAGATCTGCAAGGTGATGGACCTGGCCCTGCGGAACGGGGCGCCCGTGGTGGGGCTCAACGACTCCGGCGGCGCCCGCATCCAGGAGGGGGTCGCCTCGCTCGGCGGATACGCCGACATCTTCCTCCGCAACACCCTGGCCTCCGGCGTGGTGCCGCAGCTCTCGGTGATCCTCGGGCCCTGCGCGGGTGGCGCGGTGTACAGCCCCGCGATCACCGACTTCATCTTCATGGTCCGCGGCGTGAGCTACATGTTCGTGACCGGGCCCAACGTGGTGAAGACGGTCACCCACGAGGACGTGAGCTTCGACCAGCTGGGCGGCGCCGACGTCCACGGCGGCACCAGCGGGGTCGCGCACTTCGTGCACGACAGCGAGCCGGCCTGCCTCGCGGCGGTGCGGGCGCTGCTGGCCTACCTGCCGTCGAACAACCTCGAGGAGCCGCCCGGGCGCGGCCTCGCCGGGAACGACCCGGAGGACCGGCGCGAGGAGCGGCTGCTCGATCTCATCCCCGACACGCCGGCGAAGCCCTACGACATGCACGAGGTCCTGCGCCTCGTGGCCGACCGCGACTCGCTGCTCGAGGTCCAGCCGGACTACGCCGGGAACATCATCACCAGCTTTGCCCGGCTGGGGGGACGACCGGTCGGGATCGTCGCCAACCAGCCGGCGGTGCTGGCCGGCGTGCTCGACATCGCCGCTTCGCTCAAGGCGGCGCGGTTCATCCGGTTCTGCGACTGCTTCAATCTCCCGGTGGTGACCTTCGTGGACGTGCCGGGCTTCCTGCCGGGGGTGGCCCAGGAGCACGGCGGCATCATCAAGCACGGTGCCAAGCTGCTGTACGCCTATTGCGAGGCCACGGTCCCCAAGCTCACCGTCATCACCCGCAAGGCGTATGGCGGGGCCTATGACGTCATGAGCAGCAAGCACATCCGGGGGGACCTGAACCTGGCCTGGCCCAGCGCCGAGATCGCGGTGATGGGACCCAAGGGCGCGGTGGAGATCCTGTTCAAGAAGGAGATCGAGCAGGCCGCCGACCGCGAGGGCGAGACCGCGCGGCGGATCCGCGAGTACACCGAGACCTTTGCCAATCCGTACCTCGCCGCCTCCCGCGGCTTCCTCGACGACGTGATCGATCCGCGCGACACCCGGCCCCGCCTGATCGATGCGCTCCGCACCCTCGCCACCAAGCGCGACCGCAACCCCGCCCGCAAGCACGGCAACCTCCCGCTGTAG
- a CDS encoding acetyl-CoA carboxylase biotin carboxylase subunit has protein sequence MTRFHRVLVANRGEIALRIIRACHEEGLEAVAVYSEADRLSPHVRAADHAIAIGPPAPGESYLRIDRLLAAAREGGAGAVHPGYGFLAERAPFAQAVTDAGLVWIGPPAAAITAMGDKTEARRRMQAAGVPIVPGLTLPITEPAAAIGAALEIGYPVLVKAAAGGGGKGMRVVHRAEELEAALTAAASEALKAFGDPGVYLEKYVERPRHVEIQILSDHARTVHLGERECSIQRRHQKLVEEAPSAAVSPELRERMGQAAVAAALAVDYRGAGTCEFLLAADGSFYFLEMNTRIQVEHPVTELVYGVDLVREQLRIAQGLPMRLPAGSLAPRGWALECRITSEDPANGFLPATGRIEYLRIPAGPGVRWDGGFEAGNEVTLYYDSLLGKVIVWAPDRAEALVRMRRALEELVVTGVATNQAFHLRLLDDPDFRRAAIDSQFLDRRPDLLEPPRDEARLLAIAVAAALAEEEARQRRRPTVAGDAAGQSAWRAAGLREGLR, from the coding sequence ATGACCCGCTTCCATCGCGTGCTCGTCGCCAACCGGGGCGAGATCGCGCTCCGGATCATCCGGGCGTGCCACGAGGAGGGACTCGAGGCGGTCGCGGTGTACTCCGAGGCCGACCGCCTCTCCCCGCACGTGCGCGCCGCCGATCACGCCATCGCCATCGGTCCGCCGGCGCCGGGCGAGAGCTACCTCCGCATCGACCGCCTGCTGGCCGCGGCGCGGGAGGGTGGGGCCGGTGCGGTGCACCCGGGCTACGGCTTCCTGGCCGAGCGGGCGCCCTTTGCCCAGGCGGTGACCGACGCGGGCCTGGTGTGGATCGGTCCCCCCGCGGCGGCCATCACCGCCATGGGCGACAAGACCGAAGCCCGCCGTCGGATGCAGGCGGCGGGGGTGCCGATCGTGCCCGGCCTCACCCTGCCGATCACCGAGCCGGCCGCCGCGATCGGCGCCGCCCTGGAGATCGGCTACCCGGTGCTGGTGAAGGCCGCCGCGGGCGGGGGCGGGAAGGGCATGCGCGTGGTGCATCGTGCCGAGGAGCTCGAAGCCGCCCTCACGGCCGCCGCCTCGGAAGCATTGAAGGCCTTCGGCGATCCGGGCGTCTACCTCGAGAAGTATGTGGAGCGCCCGCGGCACGTCGAGATCCAGATCCTCTCCGACCACGCCCGCACCGTGCACCTCGGCGAACGGGAGTGCTCCATCCAGCGCCGGCACCAGAAGCTGGTCGAGGAGGCCCCCTCGGCGGCCGTGAGTCCCGAGCTGCGGGAGCGCATGGGACAGGCTGCGGTGGCCGCCGCCCTCGCCGTGGACTACCGCGGCGCCGGCACCTGCGAATTCCTGCTCGCCGCCGATGGGTCGTTCTACTTCCTGGAGATGAACACCCGCATCCAGGTGGAGCACCCGGTGACCGAGCTGGTCTACGGCGTGGACCTGGTCCGGGAGCAGCTGCGGATTGCGCAGGGCCTGCCCATGCGGCTGCCGGCGGGGTCGCTGGCCCCCCGGGGCTGGGCGCTCGAGTGCCGCATCACCAGCGAAGATCCCGCGAACGGCTTCCTGCCGGCGACCGGGCGGATCGAGTACCTGCGGATCCCGGCGGGGCCCGGCGTGCGCTGGGACGGAGGGTTCGAGGCCGGGAATGAAGTGACCCTGTATTACGACTCGCTGCTCGGGAAGGTGATCGTCTGGGCCCCGGACCGCGCCGAGGCGCTGGTCCGGATGCGCCGGGCGCTCGAGGAGCTGGTGGTCACGGGCGTCGCCACCAACCAGGCCTTTCACCTCCGGCTGCTGGACGACCCCGACTTCCGGCGCGCGGCCATCGACAGCCAGTTCCTCGACCGGCGGCCCGACCTGCTCGAGCCGCCCCGCGACGAGGCGCGCCTGCTCGCCATCGCCGTGGCGGCGGCGCTCGCCGAGGAGGAGGCGCGCCAGCGCCGGCGGCCCACGGTGGCCGGGGATGCCGCCGGCCAGTCCGCCTGGCGGGCGGCGGGATTGCGGGAGGGTCTACGCTGA
- the aroA gene encoding 3-phosphoshikimate 1-carboxyvinyltransferase: MRVRGTIRVPGDKSLSHRALLFAAMARGTSHIGGLLTSLDARSSARVLRQLGAEISPLGAGRMVTVTGRGRLRRPAAVLNCGNSGTTTRLMLGLLAGHSFRASLTGDASLRRRPMRRVTAPLAQMGATIYEQNDTGTLPLAIKGGVLAALRHEMPVSSAQIKGCLLLAGVVGGVPVSVREPHGRSRDHTERLLRAFGYQVDEAQEWVHFRPTGQVVPFDMQVPGDPSSAAFPVAAAILAEGGELRLGGVCVNPTRIGFLSVLERMGARVDQEGVEPAFDEPVGDLVARPAALRATEVLPGEIPGLIDEVPMLACLATRASGTTIFREVGELRVKESDRLALIAGNIRAVGGTAEIHGDDLHVTGGDRPPVGKVVTEGDHRIAMAFAVLGTVPGAKIRVDDMACAAVSYPEFPAMLRAIRG; encoded by the coding sequence ATGCGGGTCCGCGGCACCATCCGGGTTCCGGGCGACAAGAGCCTCTCCCATCGCGCCCTGCTGTTCGCCGCCATGGCCCGGGGCACCAGCCACATCGGCGGCCTCCTCACCAGCCTCGATGCCCGCTCCTCCGCGCGGGTGCTGCGCCAGCTCGGCGCCGAGATCTCCCCCCTCGGTGCGGGCCGCATGGTGACCGTCACCGGCCGCGGCCGGCTGCGCCGGCCCGCGGCGGTGCTCAACTGCGGCAACTCCGGCACCACCACCCGCCTGATGCTTGGCCTCCTCGCCGGCCACTCGTTCCGTGCCTCCCTCACCGGCGACGCCTCCCTGCGCCGCCGGCCCATGCGGCGGGTCACCGCCCCACTCGCCCAGATGGGTGCGACGATCTACGAGCAGAACGACACGGGCACCCTGCCGCTCGCCATCAAGGGGGGCGTCCTCGCCGCGCTGCGCCACGAGATGCCGGTCTCCAGCGCCCAGATCAAGGGCTGCCTGCTCCTCGCCGGCGTCGTCGGGGGCGTGCCGGTCTCGGTGCGGGAGCCGCACGGCCGCTCCCGCGATCACACCGAGCGGCTGCTCCGCGCCTTCGGCTACCAGGTGGACGAGGCGCAGGAATGGGTTCACTTCCGGCCGACCGGCCAGGTGGTGCCCTTCGACATGCAGGTGCCGGGCGACCCCTCCTCGGCGGCCTTTCCGGTCGCCGCCGCCATCCTTGCCGAGGGCGGCGAGCTCCGCCTGGGCGGGGTCTGCGTGAACCCCACCCGGATCGGCTTTCTCAGCGTGCTGGAACGGATGGGCGCGCGGGTGGACCAGGAGGGGGTGGAGCCGGCCTTCGATGAACCGGTCGGGGACCTCGTCGCCCGGCCCGCCGCCTTGCGCGCCACCGAGGTCCTCCCCGGCGAGATCCCCGGCCTCATCGACGAGGTCCCCATGCTGGCCTGCCTCGCCACGCGGGCCAGCGGGACCACCATCTTCCGCGAGGTGGGCGAGCTCCGGGTCAAGGAGAGCGACCGCCTGGCGCTGATCGCCGGCAACATCCGCGCGGTGGGCGGGACCGCCGAGATCCATGGCGACGACCTGCACGTCACCGGCGGCGACCGGCCGCCAGTCGGCAAGGTGGTCACCGAGGGAGACCATCGCATCGCGATGGCGTTCGCCGTTCTCGGGACGGTGCCGGGCGCGAAGATCCGGGTCGATGACATGGCCTGCGCCGCCGTCAGCTACCCCGAGTTCCCCGCCATGCTCCGGGCCATCCGCGGATGA
- the cmk gene encoding (d)CMP kinase produces the protein MTRGAQPTGGRIAGIIAIDGPAASGKSSTADAVAEALGFAHLDSGALYRGATLVAIRECGARPGGPLDADAILREAERRGLALHYDGHGYAVYLNGEPADEAIRTPEVTALVSAVSAMPGIRTWVNERLRALPRAGQAVVVDGRDIGTVVFPDADLKVYLTASPRTRAERRLRQRGQPVAPADLDRETAILTARDAADSSRSVAPLRMAADAIPLDGTDLSFAGQVAEIVRLARERLAGGR, from the coding sequence ATGACCCGGGGCGCCCAGCCGACGGGCGGCCGCATCGCCGGCATCATCGCCATCGACGGCCCCGCGGCCTCCGGCAAGTCCAGCACCGCCGACGCCGTGGCGGAGGCGCTGGGCTTTGCCCATCTCGACTCCGGGGCGCTCTACCGCGGGGCCACCCTGGTGGCCATCCGCGAGTGCGGGGCTCGCCCAGGCGGGCCCCTCGACGCGGACGCCATCCTGCGCGAAGCCGAGCGGCGGGGGCTGGCCCTTCACTATGATGGGCACGGCTACGCCGTCTACCTCAACGGGGAACCCGCCGACGAGGCGATCCGCACCCCGGAAGTGACCGCCCTGGTCTCGGCCGTCTCGGCGATGCCCGGGATCCGGACCTGGGTGAACGAGCGGCTCCGGGCGCTGCCCCGGGCGGGGCAGGCGGTGGTGGTCGATGGCCGCGACATCGGCACCGTCGTGTTTCCCGACGCCGACCTCAAGGTGTATCTCACGGCCTCCCCCCGCACCCGGGCCGAGCGGCGCCTCCGGCAGCGGGGCCAGCCCGTGGCCCCCGCCGACCTGGACCGGGAGACCGCGATCCTCACCGCCCGGGATGCCGCCGATTCCAGCCGCAGCGTCGCCCCCCTCCGGATGGCCGCGGATGCCATCCCCTTGGACGGCACGGACCTGAGCTTTGCGGGGCAGGTGGCGGAAATCGTGCGGCTGGCTCGGGAGCGGCTGGCGGGAGGGCGATAG
- a CDS encoding 30S ribosomal protein S1 yields the protein MLSMYEGTMSQIVEGEIVKSKVLRITESAVILDVGFKSEGSVPLDEFKELPSPGDEVEVFLEHLEDQEGAVVLSKKKADFMRVWEKIKQAHETDQPVQGTLVKKIKGGVVVNLMGVDAFLPGSQIALRRVPNIDELLGQSYEFKIIKLNKRRRNIVVSRRVILENERAHKREHLMKELAVGQVRKGVVKNITDFGAFIDLGGVDGLLHITDMSYGRVSHPTEMVGIGREVEVKILDIDWQRERISLGMKQLQPYPWQKVAERYPIGTRVQGKVVSITNYGAFVELEPGIEGLVHISEMSWTRNVRHPSKIVSIGETIEAVVLKVDESEEKISLGMKQTEQDPWTVLPLRYPVGTRIQGKVRNLTSFGAFVEIEPGIDGLIHISDMSWTKRVQHPSEVVKKGDAVNVVILNIDGDNKRISLGLKQAEEDPWLHIGETYPIGTELRGRVARLMDKGVVVDLGNDIEGFVPVSQLGIANVENLADAVKEGQAVDLKVLEVDPIHHRIVLAVVNYPDEPIIPPKKVIIDESPADD from the coding sequence ATGCTCTCGATGTATGAAGGGACGATGTCCCAGATCGTCGAGGGCGAGATCGTCAAGTCGAAGGTCCTCCGCATCACCGAGAGCGCCGTCATCCTGGATGTCGGCTTCAAGTCCGAGGGCTCCGTGCCCCTGGACGAATTCAAGGAACTCCCCAGCCCGGGCGATGAAGTCGAGGTCTTCCTCGAGCACCTCGAGGACCAGGAGGGCGCGGTCGTGCTCTCCAAGAAGAAGGCCGACTTCATGCGGGTGTGGGAGAAGATCAAGCAGGCCCACGAGACCGACCAGCCGGTGCAGGGCACCCTGGTCAAGAAGATCAAGGGCGGCGTGGTCGTGAACCTGATGGGCGTCGACGCCTTCCTGCCGGGCAGCCAGATCGCGCTCCGCCGGGTGCCGAACATCGACGAGCTGCTGGGCCAGAGCTACGAGTTCAAGATCATCAAGCTCAACAAGCGCCGGCGGAACATCGTGGTCAGCCGCCGCGTGATCCTCGAGAACGAGCGGGCGCACAAGCGCGAGCACCTGATGAAGGAGCTGGCCGTGGGCCAGGTGCGGAAGGGCGTGGTCAAGAACATCACCGACTTCGGGGCGTTCATCGACCTGGGCGGCGTCGACGGCCTGCTGCACATCACCGACATGTCCTACGGCCGGGTCTCGCACCCGACCGAGATGGTCGGCATCGGCCGCGAGGTCGAGGTCAAGATCCTCGACATCGACTGGCAGCGCGAGCGCATCAGCCTCGGCATGAAGCAGCTGCAGCCGTACCCCTGGCAGAAGGTGGCCGAGCGGTACCCGATCGGCACCCGGGTGCAGGGCAAGGTCGTCTCGATCACCAACTACGGCGCCTTCGTGGAGCTGGAGCCGGGCATCGAGGGCCTGGTGCACATCTCCGAGATGTCCTGGACCCGCAACGTCCGGCACCCCTCGAAGATCGTCTCCATCGGCGAGACCATCGAGGCCGTGGTCCTCAAGGTCGACGAGTCGGAGGAGAAGATCTCCCTCGGCATGAAGCAGACCGAGCAGGATCCGTGGACGGTGCTGCCGCTCCGCTACCCGGTCGGCACCCGCATCCAGGGCAAGGTCCGCAACCTGACCAGCTTCGGGGCCTTCGTCGAGATCGAGCCGGGCATCGACGGCCTGATCCACATCTCCGACATGTCCTGGACCAAGCGGGTCCAGCACCCGTCGGAGGTCGTGAAGAAGGGGGACGCGGTCAACGTCGTCATCCTCAACATCGACGGCGACAACAAGCGCATCTCCCTCGGCCTCAAGCAGGCCGAGGAGGATCCCTGGCTCCACATCGGCGAGACCTATCCCATCGGCACCGAGCTCCGCGGTCGCGTGGCCCGGCTGATGGACAAGGGCGTCGTCGTTGACCTGGGCAACGACATCGAGGGCTTTGTCCCGGTGTCGCAGCTCGGGATCGCCAATGTCGAGAACCTGGCCGACGCCGTGAAGGAAGGCCAGGCGGTCGACCTCAAGGTGCTCGAGGTCGATCCGATCCATCACCGCATCGTGCTCGCCGTGGTGAACTACCCCGATGAGCCGATCATCCCGCCCAAGAAGGTCATCATCGACGAGTCCCCGGCCGACGACTGA